A portion of the Phyllopteryx taeniolatus isolate TA_2022b chromosome 15, UOR_Ptae_1.2, whole genome shotgun sequence genome contains these proteins:
- the ddx54 gene encoding ATP-dependent RNA helicase DDX54 isoform X1, with protein sequence MAQRKKKLTKRKKHAAGREPNADSDGGDFELDVQIKDDDSPRGKLLRFPTASDCLSDVEPDTRQLVRAQNKKKKKSGGFQSMGLCYSVYKGVMKKGYKVPTPIQRKTIPIILDGKDVVAMARTGSGKTAAFLVPMFEKLKAPQAQTGARALILTPTRELALQTMKFTKELGMFTKLKMTLILGGDSLEDQFAALHENPDIIIGTPGRLMHIIQEMNLKLKNVEYVVFDEADRLFEMGFAEQLQEIIRRLPDTRQTLLFSATLPKLLVEFARAGLTEPVLIRLDVDSKLSDQIKLSFFHLRVDDKPALLLHLLRNVVKPQEQTVVFVATKHHVEYVKELLSSEGVECAYIYSALDQTARKINIGKFVHRKAMVLIVTDVAARGIDIPLLDNVINYNFPSKSKLFLHRVGRVGRAGRSGTAYSMICPDEVPFAFDLHLFLGRPVQLATPEHTPDTDGVFGRVPQSVLDDEAANLITAHGNSLDLQNLHRISENAYKQYLKSRPSPSAESIRRVKNMDLSCMAVHPLLGSGLEKTELERLQLVDAIKGYKSKSTIFEVNSSSKTSASEVMRAKRSKDSRRVDKFSNDRESRAAERHLHKPVSIPAGKDAVGEDDDALQEVFSEVVGGKRKGHQDGGEERPKNKRGKREAAKDEEYYIPYRPKDFNSERGLSLGGEGSTFETQASSAVLDLMGDEGEQLNQHKRIMKWDRKRKRFVTEMGKEDQKKRIKLDGGQTIHKKKNKKNFYEEWKKKYKIEDAVAGSDGEEGGGGARKPGRGRGRGRPQGQSSAGPQFMANGTRVRSELKTSQQILKQRKKQQKHRFLQSGGHKKIRAKNKKWLGEVKSSGFGRGSQKKGKMKKRL encoded by the exons ATGGCGCAGAGGAAAAAGAAGCTGACTAAAAGGAAGAAACACGCAGCCGGCAGAGAGCCCAACGCGGACTCTGACGGCGGAGACTTCGAACTGGATGTCCAAATCAAAGACGATGATTCC CCCAGGGGCAAGCTGTTGCGCTTCCCCACCGCTTCGGACTGCCTGTCGGATGTGGAGCCGGACACCAGGCAGCTGGTCCGAGCacagaacaagaagaagaagaaatccgGAGGATTTCAGTCCATGG GACTCTGTTACTCAGTCTACAAGGGCGTCATGAAGAAGGGCTATAAAGTCCCGACGCCGATCCAAAGAAAA ACTATCCCAATCATTTTGGACGGCAAGGATGTCGTGGCCATGGCTCGGACGGGCAGCGGCAAGACGGCCGCCTTCCTGGTGCCCATGTTCGAGAAGCTGAAAGCGCCGCAAGCCCAGACGGGTGCCAGGGCCCTCATCCTGACCCCCACCAGAGAGCTGGCCCTGCAGACCATGAAGTTCACAAAAGAA TTGGGGATGTTCACTAAACTGAAGATGACTCTGATCCTTGGTGGAGACAG TTTGGAAGACCAGTTTGCTGCGCTTCATGAAAACCCTGACAT AATCATCGGTACCCCTGGCCGACTCATGCACATCATCCAGGAAATGAACCTGAAGTTGAAGAACGTGGAGTACGTGGTGTTCGACGAGGCCGACAG GTTGTTTGAGATGGGCTTTGCCGAGCAGCTCCAGGAGATCATCAGGAGGCTTCCTGACACAAGACAGACTTTGCTGTTCTCTGCCACGCTGCCCAAACTGCTGGTGGAGTTTGCCAGAGCTG GGCTGACAGAACCAGTACTGATTCGTTTGGATGTGGACTCTAAGCTCAGTGACCAgatcaaa CTGTCGTTCTTCCACCTGCGAGTGGACGACAAGCCGGCGCTGCTCCTCCACCTCCTGAGGAACGTGGTCAAGCCTCAGGAGCAGACGGTGGTCTTCGTTGCCACCAAACATCACGTGGAGTACGTCAAGGAG CTGTTGTCGTCAGAAGGCGTGGAGTGCGCCTACATCTACAGCGCCCTGGATCAGACGGCGAGGAAGATCAACATTGGGAAGTTTGTGCACCGCAAAGCCATGGTGCTCATTGTGACGGACGTGGCCGCTCGTGGTATAGACATCCCGCTGCTGGACAATGTCATCAACTACAACTTTCCCTCCAAGTCAAAGCTCTTCTTGCACAGAGTTG GTCGTGTGGGCCGAGCGGGGCGCAGCGGCACGGCCTATAGCATGATATGTCCGGATGAGGTTCCTTTCGCCTTTGACCTTCACCTTTTCCTGGGAAGACCCGTGCAGTTGGCCACGCCAGAACACACGCCAG ATACAGACGGTGTTTTCGGTCGCGTGCCTCAGAGCGTCCTGGACGACGAAGCCGCCAACCTGATCACGGCGCACGGCAACTCCCTGGACCTGCAGAACCTGCACCGCATCTCGGAGAACGCCTACAAGCAGTACCTCAAGTCTCGGCCCAGCCCCTCGGCCGAGTCCATCAGACGAGTGAAGAACATGGACCTGTCCTGCATGGCTGTCCATCCTTTGCTGG gGTCCGGTTTGGAGAAAACTGAACTGGAACGCCTTCAGCTAGTTGATGCCATCAAGGGCTACAAATCAAAATCg ACCATCTTTGAAGTCAACTCCAGCAGCAAGACATCCGCCAGCGAGGTGATGCGGGCCAAGCGCTCCAAGGACTCACGGCGGGTGGACAAATTCAGCAACGACAGAGAAAGTCGGGCCGCCGAGAGACACCTTCATAAGCCCGTCAGCATCCCAGCCGGCAAAGACGCTGTCGGTGAGGATGACGACGCACTACAG GAGGTCTTCTCAGAGGTGGTTGGTGGGAAAAGGAAGGGTCATCAGGACGGAGGAGAAGAGCGTCCAAAGAACAAGCGAGGCAAACGCGAGGCGGCCAAAGATGAAGAGTACTACATCCCCTACAGACCCAAAGACTTCAACTCGGAGAGAGG GTTAAGTTTGGGCGGTGAGGGCAGCACCTTTGAAACGCAAGCGTCCTCCGCCGTCCTCGACCTCATGGGAGACGAAGGGGAACAACTCAACCAGCACAAGAGAATTATGAAATG GGACCGAAAGAGGAAGCGATTCGTAACAGAAATGGGGAAAGAGGACCAGAAGAAGAGGATTAAACTCGATGGCGGTCAAACCATccacaagaagaagaacaagaagaactT TTACGAGGAGTGGAAGAAGAAGTACAAGATTGAGGACGCAGTGGCGGGTTCAGATGGAGAAGAAGGTGGTGGAGGAGCGAGGAAGCCAGGAAGAG GCCGCGGTCGTGGCCGTCCTCAAGGCCAGAGTTCGGCAGGTCCTCAGTTCATGGCGAACGGCACCAGGGTGCGCTCCGAGCTCAAGACCAGCCAGCAGATCCTGAAGCAGCGCAAGAAGCAACAGAAGCACCGCTTCCTGCAGAGCGGAGGCCACAAGAAAATACGCGCCAAGAACAAGAAATGGCTGGGAGAGGTGAAGAGTTCCGGCTTCGGTCGAGGCAGCCAAAAGAAGGGCAAGATGAAGAAGAGGTTGTGA
- the ddx54 gene encoding ATP-dependent RNA helicase DDX54 isoform X2 has translation MSKSKTMIPGKLLRFPTASDCLSDVEPDTRQLVRAQNKKKKKSGGFQSMGLCYSVYKGVMKKGYKVPTPIQRKTIPIILDGKDVVAMARTGSGKTAAFLVPMFEKLKAPQAQTGARALILTPTRELALQTMKFTKELGMFTKLKMTLILGGDSLEDQFAALHENPDIIIGTPGRLMHIIQEMNLKLKNVEYVVFDEADRLFEMGFAEQLQEIIRRLPDTRQTLLFSATLPKLLVEFARAGLTEPVLIRLDVDSKLSDQIKLSFFHLRVDDKPALLLHLLRNVVKPQEQTVVFVATKHHVEYVKELLSSEGVECAYIYSALDQTARKINIGKFVHRKAMVLIVTDVAARGIDIPLLDNVINYNFPSKSKLFLHRVGRVGRAGRSGTAYSMICPDEVPFAFDLHLFLGRPVQLATPEHTPDTDGVFGRVPQSVLDDEAANLITAHGNSLDLQNLHRISENAYKQYLKSRPSPSAESIRRVKNMDLSCMAVHPLLGSGLEKTELERLQLVDAIKGYKSKSTIFEVNSSSKTSASEVMRAKRSKDSRRVDKFSNDRESRAAERHLHKPVSIPAGKDAVGEDDDALQEVFSEVVGGKRKGHQDGGEERPKNKRGKREAAKDEEYYIPYRPKDFNSERGLSLGGEGSTFETQASSAVLDLMGDEGEQLNQHKRIMKWDRKRKRFVTEMGKEDQKKRIKLDGGQTIHKKKNKKNFYEEWKKKYKIEDAVAGSDGEEGGGGARKPGRGRGRGRPQGQSSAGPQFMANGTRVRSELKTSQQILKQRKKQQKHRFLQSGGHKKIRAKNKKWLGEVKSSGFGRGSQKKGKMKKRL, from the exons ATGTCCAAATCAAAGACGATGATTCC GGGCAAGCTGTTGCGCTTCCCCACCGCTTCGGACTGCCTGTCGGATGTGGAGCCGGACACCAGGCAGCTGGTCCGAGCacagaacaagaagaagaagaaatccgGAGGATTTCAGTCCATGG GACTCTGTTACTCAGTCTACAAGGGCGTCATGAAGAAGGGCTATAAAGTCCCGACGCCGATCCAAAGAAAA ACTATCCCAATCATTTTGGACGGCAAGGATGTCGTGGCCATGGCTCGGACGGGCAGCGGCAAGACGGCCGCCTTCCTGGTGCCCATGTTCGAGAAGCTGAAAGCGCCGCAAGCCCAGACGGGTGCCAGGGCCCTCATCCTGACCCCCACCAGAGAGCTGGCCCTGCAGACCATGAAGTTCACAAAAGAA TTGGGGATGTTCACTAAACTGAAGATGACTCTGATCCTTGGTGGAGACAG TTTGGAAGACCAGTTTGCTGCGCTTCATGAAAACCCTGACAT AATCATCGGTACCCCTGGCCGACTCATGCACATCATCCAGGAAATGAACCTGAAGTTGAAGAACGTGGAGTACGTGGTGTTCGACGAGGCCGACAG GTTGTTTGAGATGGGCTTTGCCGAGCAGCTCCAGGAGATCATCAGGAGGCTTCCTGACACAAGACAGACTTTGCTGTTCTCTGCCACGCTGCCCAAACTGCTGGTGGAGTTTGCCAGAGCTG GGCTGACAGAACCAGTACTGATTCGTTTGGATGTGGACTCTAAGCTCAGTGACCAgatcaaa CTGTCGTTCTTCCACCTGCGAGTGGACGACAAGCCGGCGCTGCTCCTCCACCTCCTGAGGAACGTGGTCAAGCCTCAGGAGCAGACGGTGGTCTTCGTTGCCACCAAACATCACGTGGAGTACGTCAAGGAG CTGTTGTCGTCAGAAGGCGTGGAGTGCGCCTACATCTACAGCGCCCTGGATCAGACGGCGAGGAAGATCAACATTGGGAAGTTTGTGCACCGCAAAGCCATGGTGCTCATTGTGACGGACGTGGCCGCTCGTGGTATAGACATCCCGCTGCTGGACAATGTCATCAACTACAACTTTCCCTCCAAGTCAAAGCTCTTCTTGCACAGAGTTG GTCGTGTGGGCCGAGCGGGGCGCAGCGGCACGGCCTATAGCATGATATGTCCGGATGAGGTTCCTTTCGCCTTTGACCTTCACCTTTTCCTGGGAAGACCCGTGCAGTTGGCCACGCCAGAACACACGCCAG ATACAGACGGTGTTTTCGGTCGCGTGCCTCAGAGCGTCCTGGACGACGAAGCCGCCAACCTGATCACGGCGCACGGCAACTCCCTGGACCTGCAGAACCTGCACCGCATCTCGGAGAACGCCTACAAGCAGTACCTCAAGTCTCGGCCCAGCCCCTCGGCCGAGTCCATCAGACGAGTGAAGAACATGGACCTGTCCTGCATGGCTGTCCATCCTTTGCTGG gGTCCGGTTTGGAGAAAACTGAACTGGAACGCCTTCAGCTAGTTGATGCCATCAAGGGCTACAAATCAAAATCg ACCATCTTTGAAGTCAACTCCAGCAGCAAGACATCCGCCAGCGAGGTGATGCGGGCCAAGCGCTCCAAGGACTCACGGCGGGTGGACAAATTCAGCAACGACAGAGAAAGTCGGGCCGCCGAGAGACACCTTCATAAGCCCGTCAGCATCCCAGCCGGCAAAGACGCTGTCGGTGAGGATGACGACGCACTACAG GAGGTCTTCTCAGAGGTGGTTGGTGGGAAAAGGAAGGGTCATCAGGACGGAGGAGAAGAGCGTCCAAAGAACAAGCGAGGCAAACGCGAGGCGGCCAAAGATGAAGAGTACTACATCCCCTACAGACCCAAAGACTTCAACTCGGAGAGAGG GTTAAGTTTGGGCGGTGAGGGCAGCACCTTTGAAACGCAAGCGTCCTCCGCCGTCCTCGACCTCATGGGAGACGAAGGGGAACAACTCAACCAGCACAAGAGAATTATGAAATG GGACCGAAAGAGGAAGCGATTCGTAACAGAAATGGGGAAAGAGGACCAGAAGAAGAGGATTAAACTCGATGGCGGTCAAACCATccacaagaagaagaacaagaagaactT TTACGAGGAGTGGAAGAAGAAGTACAAGATTGAGGACGCAGTGGCGGGTTCAGATGGAGAAGAAGGTGGTGGAGGAGCGAGGAAGCCAGGAAGAG GCCGCGGTCGTGGCCGTCCTCAAGGCCAGAGTTCGGCAGGTCCTCAGTTCATGGCGAACGGCACCAGGGTGCGCTCCGAGCTCAAGACCAGCCAGCAGATCCTGAAGCAGCGCAAGAAGCAACAGAAGCACCGCTTCCTGCAGAGCGGAGGCCACAAGAAAATACGCGCCAAGAACAAGAAATGGCTGGGAGAGGTGAAGAGTTCCGGCTTCGGTCGAGGCAGCCAAAAGAAGGGCAAGATGAAGAAGAGGTTGTGA